The following proteins come from a genomic window of Megalops cyprinoides isolate fMegCyp1 chromosome 6, fMegCyp1.pri, whole genome shotgun sequence:
- the LOC118779276 gene encoding leucine-rich repeat neuronal protein 1-like, whose amino-acid sequence MAGRTASSCVLSQLCLGLLLSSVGWLPVQANECPQLCVCEVRPWFTPQSTYREATTVDCNDLRLTRIPTNLSSDTQVLLLQSNYIARTSEELEQLFNLTELDLSQNNFSSIRDVGLTNMSQLTTLHLEENQITEMSDHCLQDLTNLQELYINHNQINSISPNAFSGLGNLLRLHLNSNRLRIIDSRWFESTPNLEILMIGENPVIGILDLNFKPLVNLRSLVLAGMDLTDVPGNAFVGLDNLESLSFYDNKLIRVPQLALQKVPNLKFLDLNKNPVHKIQEGDFRNMLRLKELGVNNMAELVSIDRYALDNLPELTKLEATNNPKLSFINRLAFRDVPSLESLMLNNNALTALYQRTVESLPNLREISIHSNPLRCDCVIQWMNSNKTSIRFMEPLSMFCATPPEFRGRHVREVLLQVTARQCLPMISQDTFPSHLSLDIGMTFDLDCRAAAEPEPEIYWVTPLGNKVTEDTLSDKYQLNSEGTLRVSHVQVEDSGRYTCVAQNTEGADTRVTTIRVNGTLLDGAQLMKISVKQTETHSILVSWKVNSNVMTSNLKWSSATMKIDNPHITYTARVPVDVHEYNLTHLQPATEYEVCLTVSNVHQQTQRSCVNVTTKNAAFALEISDQGTSTALAAVMGTMFAIISLASVAVYIGKRLKRKNYHHSLKKYMQKTSSIPLNELYPPLINLWEADSEKDKEGASETKPTQVDTTRSYYMW is encoded by the coding sequence ATGGCAGGTAGGACAGCGTCCTCCTGCGTGCTCAGCCAGCTGTGCTTGGGCCTGCTCCTTTCATCGGTGGGCTGGTTGCCGGTACAGGCCAATGAGTGtcctcagctgtgtgtgtgtgaagtcaGACCGTGGTTCACCCCCCAGTCCACCTACAGAGAGGCTACCACTGTGGACTGCAATGACCTGCGATTGACGCGAATCCCCACTAACCTGTCCAGTGACACCCAGGTGCTCCTGCTGCAGAGCAACTACATTGCCAGGACCAgcgaggagctggagcagctctTCAACCTGACTGAGTTGGACCTGTCCCAGAACAACTTCAGCAGCATCCGGGACGTGGGTTTAACTAACATGTCCCAGCTGACCACGCTGCACCTGGAGGAGAACCAGATCACCGAGATGTCTGACCACTGCCTACAGGATCTTACCAACCTGCAGGAGCTCTACATTAACCACAACCAGATCAACTCCATATCTCCCAATGCCTTCTCTGGCCTGGGCAATCTGCTCCGGCTCCACCTCAACTCCAACAGGCTGAGGATCATTGACAGCCGTTGGTTCGAATCTACGCCGAACCTTGAGATCCTCATGATTGGGGAGAACCCTGTTATCGGGATTCTTGACCTTAACTTCAAGCCTCTGGTTAACCTCAGGAGCTTGGTGCTGGCTGGGATGGACTTGACCGATGTTCCCGGAAATGCATTTGTGGGATTGGACAACCTGGAAAGCCTCTCCTTTTATGACAACAAGTTAATTAGAGTGCCGCAGCTCGCCCTGCAAAAAGTTCCAAACTTGAAATTCTTAGATTTAAACAAGAACCCGGTACACAAAATTCAGGAAGGGGACTTTAGGAACATGCTGAGGCTGAAGGAGCTTGGTGTGAACAATATGGCGGAGCTGGTCTCCATCGATCGCTATGCGCTTGACAACCTCCCGGAGCTGACTAAACTGGAGGCCACAAACAACCCCAAGCTGTCCTTCATTAACCGGCTGGCTTTCCGGGACGTCCCATCTCTGGAGAGCCTCATGCTGAACAACAACGCTCTGACCGCCCTCTACCAGAGGACAGTTGAGTCATTGCCCAACCTGCGGGAGATCAGCATCCACAGCAACCCGCTGCGCTGCGACTGTGTCATCCAGTGGATGAACTCCAACAAGACCAGCATCCGCTTCATGGAGCCCCTCTCCATGTTCTGCGCCACGCCGCCTGAGTTCCGGGGCCGGCATGTGAGAGAGGTGCTGTTGCAGGTGACCGCCCGGCAGTGCCTGCCCATGATCTCCCAGGACACCTTCCCCAGCCACCTCAGCCTGGATATTggcatgacctttgacctcgaCTGCCGTGCTGCAGCTGAACCTGAGCCAGAGATCTACTGGGTTACGCCACTGGGGAACAAGGTCACGGAGGACACCTTATCTGACAAGTACCAACTGAACAGCGAGGGAACCCTGCGTGTCTCTCATGTACAGGTGGAGGATTCAGGACGGTACACCTGTGTGGCCCAGAACACAGAGGGTGCCGACACACGGGTGACCACCATCCGGGTCAATGGGACGCTACTGGATGGGGCCCAACTCATGAAGATCTCTGTCAAGCAGACAGAGACCCACTCTATCCTTGTTTCTTGGAAGGTCAACTCCAATGTCATGACTTCCAACCTGAAGTGGTCATCTGCCACCATGAAGATTGATAACCCTCACATCACATACACTGCCCGGGTCCCCGTAGATGTCCATGAGTACAACCTCACACACCTACAGCCAGCCACTGAGTACGAGGTGTGCCTCACCGTGTCCAACGTTCACCAGCAGACACAGAGGTCCTGCGTCAATGTCACCACCAAGAATGCAGCGTTTGCCTTGGAGATCTCCGACCAGGGTACCAGCACTGCCCTAGCTGCTGTCATGGGCACAATGTTTGCTATCATCAGCCTGGCTTCCGTTGCGGTCTACATTGGAAAACGGTTAAAGAGGAAGAACTACCATCATTCTTTAAAGAAGTACATGCAGAAAACTTCCTCCATCCCCCTGAACGAGCTCTACCCTCCCCTCATTAACCTGTGGGAGGCAGATAGTGAGAAGGACAAGGAGGGTGCTTCAGAGACCAAGCCCACCCAGGTCGACACAACAAGAAGCTACTATATGTGGTGA